A genomic window from Streptomyces broussonetiae includes:
- a CDS encoding MogA/MoaB family molybdenum cofactor biosynthesis protein — protein MTYRALVVTASNRAAAGVYEDRGGPLVADGLKGFGFHVDGPRVVPDGDPVQEALRAGVEAGYDAIVTTGGTGISPTDRTPEATRAVIDIEVPGIAEAIRAFGREKVPTAALSRGLAGVAGRTLIVNLPGSTGGVKDGLAVLEPLLIHAVDQIRGGDHPRSSSGGAS, from the coding sequence ATGACCTACCGCGCTCTGGTGGTCACCGCCTCCAACAGGGCCGCGGCCGGTGTCTACGAGGACAGGGGCGGCCCCCTGGTCGCCGACGGCCTCAAGGGCTTCGGGTTCCACGTGGACGGCCCCCGGGTGGTCCCGGACGGGGATCCGGTCCAGGAGGCCCTGCGCGCGGGCGTGGAGGCCGGGTACGACGCCATCGTCACCACCGGCGGCACCGGCATCTCGCCCACCGACCGCACGCCCGAGGCGACCCGCGCGGTGATCGACATCGAGGTGCCGGGCATCGCGGAGGCCATCCGCGCGTTCGGCCGGGAGAAGGTTCCGACCGCCGCGCTGTCCCGGGGCCTGGCCGGGGTGGCGGGGCGGACCCTGATCGTCAATCTGCCCGGCTCCACGGGCGGGGTGAAGGACGGCCTCGCCGTACTGGAGCCCCTGCTGATCCACGCCGTCGACCAGATCCGCGGCGGCGACCACCCCAGATCCAGCAGCGGGGGTGCGAGCTGA